TGCACGAAAATCCAGTAGACATGCTACGCAAGTATTATTGTGCAATAGAGCACGGATCGCAGCCAGACGCCGAAATCAAAGTGTTCGTGCTTGGTAATGGAGGAGTTGGGAAGACTAAACTGATAGGAAGATTGCTAGGAGAATCATTCAATTCGATACCGGAAATCCGTACACATGGAATACAGATTCCACGACCACTTACTATTTATCATGGAGAACAGGCTATAAAGTTGCATTTTTGGGATTTTGGAGGGCAAGATATCTACCACGGTACTCATTCATTGTTTCTTACTGGGCCAGCGATATTCATGCTAATTTTATCCGATGATATGGAAAACGAGTCGGAATCGATCGTCAATGGTATCCCGGTAAAAAACAGATTGATAGACTATTGGTTTGATTATCTCGTCCAAGTTGCTGGTAAAGATGGTCATGTTGAAATGCCTATAGTTTTCGTAAAAAACAAGTGCGACTCACTTGTAGATGAGCACACTGACTCGTCACACTACTCCTTTCCGAAAGATCGCTTTGTTCGCCTTACAAAACTTTTGAGAACAAGTGCAAAAACTGGGAGCGGCCTTGGCGACATACAAGGCTCTCTGTGGACAGCGGTATATCAGATAATGTCCAATTATCCGCAAAAGCTACTCCCGTTGAGTTGGTTTAGAGTGCGCGAGGACTTGAGAGTCATGCAGCAAAATCGATCACCGCGAACTTTGTCGCTAGCTGATTTGGCAACGATTTGTGAAAAGCATGGCTGCCCTGGGGATGAGTGCGTCGTCAGAGATATTTTCCATCGAATGGGTGTCGTGTTTTACCGCAAAGGAATTTTTGACAACCAAATTATTCTGGATCAGTCATGGGTGCTTGACGCAGTATATACAATTTTTACGCCGAACAAAAACTTTCAAGGGATAATAAGGTCATCGGGTCGATTCAGTAGAATCGACCTGATGTATCATTTCTGGAGAAATTTCTCTAGAGAAGAGCAGTCGCTTTTTTTGAGTTTATGCAACAGTGCCACATTTGTTTCAATATCCAGGAATCTAGGGGTAGTGAAGATAGTGTATATATTGCTCCCGACATGCTCGCTCCTTGGGGAGCAATCGAAAGCAGATTATTTGCGTGGCAGCAAGATGTTAAACCCTTATGTAAAATGGAGGCCGAGTACGTTCTATTGCACGATGGCATACTTCGCATATTGCTATCAAAAGTTGGTCGTATCGCGATGGCCAATGCTATCTATTGGAAATACGGTTGTCATTTTCATGAAGAAGAAACGGGAAGCGAGGTAAATATCAAGACAGACGGAAACAAGCTTGTCTTCTGCGCGTGGCGCGGTGACGGCGAACGAGTACTACGTAAGCTCATAAATATTCTCGAAACCCTGCCAGTAGGGACACCTCCCAAAATTATCTTTGATAATTTAGGCGTGCGGCAACAAGTAATGTCTCATCCGGAATCGATGTTAGTTATCGACAAGAAAATACATATTCCACTGCTATTCACCTCAGAAGTGGAACTTTTAGATTACGAGTGGGATTTACTTATATACTATTACGTTGGCTGCGCATATAATGATGGTCAACCCTCTCTTACTCAGGTTTCTAAAATATTGATCGGAAAAGCTAATAATGGCGAAATCCCTCAAAAAGCCGGCAGAATTCCTTCAAAACTATCAGAAATGCTTAGCAAACTTCATGAGGATATATTTTCCCACATCATTGTGCCTAAGGGCGATAAACTTCTTGACTCCCCAAAAAAAGGTTGGGCAGGTACTGATTCAAAACTGAGTCCATATGGACAAAGAGCGTGGGAAGAGACGAAATTATATCTTGAGTTTGTCAACAGATCAACGAGTTGGATACCAAGTCAAGTGATTAGAAATAATAACAGGACGAAAAAGAAAAATTGACAATACTAATAGCATCACTTTTGATTGCAATTACGGCATGTGCTGTGTAGCTAATTGAATGGTATCTGATTTAACTCTAAATTATTCCTCAATTCACTTTCCAAGCGATCGAATTACAATCGCTGACCTTCGTCGCGTCCATTCGAGACAAATGGAATCAGAAAAAGCGAATCGAATACAGATGGTAGTCGACGACCCTAACTTTAATCTAGGTTCAATTGTTTATATTGAGCGCCTGCTTGCCCGTGCAGCTTTTGAGGATGCCTGCGGATTCAGCAATAATATATTGTTAGACAGAGGATTAAGCTGGAATGATTGTATGGAAGAATTATCACAATACTATGGACAATACGGGGTTGCACAAGGCAGGCACCATACCGAGTTGATGGTACGGGGTATCGAGGCCCAGGCTAGAACTCAAGCACCAGGCCACGCGAAGTAGGTCAGTCTGAACCTTTCCTGAATCCGGAAGGGTTCAGAATCCTTCCGGATTCAGGAAATCTAGAAACCAGCTTTTGACCTTTTAATATTCTATCGGATCGCGAACGCTTCGCGATGCTCCTTGACCTGTGATGTTCCACAAGTGTGGAGTGCCCTCCATGAGCAAGAACAGCTCGTCCGGCTTCTCTTCTCAAGACTTTCCACTGAACCGCAAGCAGTGGCAACTGCTGAAAAAGCTTAAGAAGCCGGAGCAAAGTAATGTACCGCCGGAACAGAATTCCCCAGAGGACATAAACCAAGTACTTCGGCCTTTCGTGACCGCTGCAAACGGGCAAGCGGTTCGGGCCATCCTACAGCATGATGCCCATCAACGACTCCGGTTTTTGTGTGTAATCAAAGTGCAAGAAGCGGAAGAAGACGTCGATGGAAAGAGAGTATTTATCGATGACGAGCAAGTTTATGAGCGCAGCTTGAACGGGATAGCCAACAAAACTGCTCGGGGCAAATTCGACATGGTCAACCCGTGGGGCATGTGCGTAGATATTGTAGCAACGAACGTCTGGAAACAAGAATTATTGTCCTATAATCAGCAAAACCCGATTAAGAAAGCTCGCCGGCCGACGAAGGAAAACTCGGAGCGCATCGAATCCACGGCCACATTGTTTGTCCAGATGGAGGACATGAACATCCTTCGCGGCCTTCGTCTTGAGAGCCAAAGCGAACAACGCCAATGGACCGAACCGTTCAAAGCGCTGAAGTCCGAATTCATGAAGAAGAATAAGAAACTCCGCTCGCAAATTTTCGAGATTGCCACCGATCACATCTTAAATCACAAAACGCGTAGCGGAGCATTCAAGGCGATTTCAGAACGTGCCGTACTCAGAGGAGAAGGCGATAAGAGTAAGGTCGTAGCAATTGCTCCTTCGCCGCCCAGCTCGCCACAACCCTTCAGCAAAAGGACATACAGACAGATCCGCCGTCTGTATTTTCAGGCCCTGGACGGAGTCATTCAAGTGCTCCTGCAGCATGGCATCCACGTTCCGCCCTCCGTCTTGAACCCGAAGAAAGGTCGTGTCCGCGAGACCAAGCGCAAAGACCAGTAGGAGGACGGGCCCGAAATCAACTTCAAAAGGCGCGGGGCGGCAGATGCCGCCCCGCGCCTTTTGAAGTTGAAGTGACGCTTCGTTCTGATCCCATTACCCAATCCGATTTCCGCTGAACCCACCAAGAAAATTCCCGTCACTTGTCGGCAAGTTTAAGTAGCGAGAAACCCATTTCGGGGCCTCGTGCAGAAGGAGTACGACAACATGACGATCGCCTTGCTGTGCAAAATGTTCGGTGGCTATGTCGTAGCTGGCGGCATGCACCTACTGCAAAGTAATGCCGACACGATCAATGGGGTGCAACAGTGGCTTTGCAAACGTCTCAAGCGTAAATGACGCGGAATATCGTCACCGGACTTTCCGACACAAAATCGAAAAAATTCACGACTCGAATCGGCATAGAGGGATGCGTGGGAAGGACGCATCCGAGTCTCGACGAGAGATGAGCCATGTTAACCATTACGTTCGCGCTACTGGTAATCGTGTTCGGGGTGGGTTCGCTGGTGTCGAAGGCGGTCAAACACCCGAATACGTCCGCCGGCGTCGGACGGATCTTTTTCGGGTTGTTCAGGAAGTAAAACCCGACCGCCATCGCGAGAAGGTAGCTCCTGGCGATG
This is a stretch of genomic DNA from Fimbriiglobus ruber. It encodes these proteins:
- a CDS encoding leucine-rich repeat domain-containing protein gives rise to the protein MLATINLNACEELVDVDGLADLPSLNSLNLADCSNLRSIEGLSNLTSLKRLYLQYCNNITNLDALSGLRSLTELYICYYSNLTNIEGLAKLVSLTTLSLSHCSGLTSVEYLSQLTAITVLDLSHCSGLTSVEGLARLIAITHLSLSSCSGLSSVKGLAKLTALTSLNLSFCAELEDIRDLAGLSSLTTLDLSDCAQLCNLEGLCNMTALAKLNLSKCFKLENLDGMADLPKIDEIDLSFNEALLSINAISNLQHLRSLNLSHCIALRHISPVKHLLDKMEFLYIENTFFEDLHPDMNEWGLHENPVDMLRKYYCAIEHGSQPDAEIKVFVLGNGGVGKTKLIGRLLGESFNSIPEIRTHGIQIPRPLTIYHGEQAIKLHFWDFGGQDIYHGTHSLFLTGPAIFMLILSDDMENESESIVNGIPVKNRLIDYWFDYLVQVAGKDGHVEMPIVFVKNKCDSLVDEHTDSSHYSFPKDRFVRLTKLLRTSAKTGSGLGDIQGSLWTAVYQIMSNYPQKLLPLSWFRVREDLRVMQQNRSPRTLSLADLATICEKHGCPGDECVVRDIFHRMGVVFYRKGIFDNQIILDQSWVLDAVYTIFTPNKNFQGIIRSSGRFSRIDLMYHFWRNFSREEQSLFLSLCNSATFVSISRNLGVVKIVYILLPTCSLLGEQSKADYLRGSKMLNPYVKWRPSTFYCTMAYFAYCYQKLVVSRWPMLSIGNTVVIFMKKKREAR